The sequence below is a genomic window from Roseivirga misakiensis.
TGAGCTTTTTACGATTACGGTTACACTACAAAACGGTAGCATAAAGAGCTACTCAGATTTCCCAGATATTGAAGGGTTTGCGAAGCGTGGCGTTTCTTCAAGTAGCAAAACCAATATCGTTAATGGACAAATTTCTTCCTCACAGAGTATTATTCAACGCTACCTACCTTTAGAGGAAGGAACCTATACGCTCCCTGATTTTAGTCTTGAGGTAAACGGAAAGACAGTTAGTTCCAAGGGAAAGCCCATTAAGATCGGTCCGCCGGTACAAAGAAATACTCGAAGAGGTAGACGCGACCCTTTTGGAAACCTTTTTGGCAGAGATGAACGCGGTGCCAGCACAACAGAATTTGTAGATGTTAAAGAAGACGCATTCTTAGCCTTAGTTACAGATAAAGACGAAGTGTATGTGGGCGAAGGCTTTACAGCAACCTTTGCCTTTTACGTAGCCGATGCCAACCGAGCCCCTCTTCAATTTTATGAAGCAGGGAAGCAATTGTCAAACATTCTGAAAGATCTAAAACCAGAAAACTGCTGGGAAGAGAATTTTAACATCGAAAACATCTATGGTGAAAAAGTAAACATCAATGGAAAAACTTACACGCGTTATAAGATTTACCAAGCAGCATTTTTCCCGCTAAACCTAGAGCCCGTTGTTTTCCCATCAGTACCTTTTGAAATGATAAAATATCGGGTGGCTAAATCTCCATCTTTCTTTGGCAGAGATCGGCAGGAAGATTTCAAAACTTTCAACACCACCGAAAAAGTCGTAAAAGTGAAGGCTTTACCTCCTCACCCACTCAAAGATGCGGTTGCGGTCGGTGAGTTTGAGTTGGATGAGAAAGTTGATAAGAACACTGTGGCCACTGGTGAAAGCTTTGAGTACAACTTCAATATTTATGGAGAAGGAAATATTTCTAGTATTCCTGATTTAAAAATACCTTCTACCAAGGATATCGATATTTACCCGCCGAACATTAGCCAAGACGTGAACAAAGGTGGAGGACGCGTTACAGGATCAAAAAAGTATAGCTATTATGGTATACCAAATGAGCCTGGATCATACGACCTAGAAGATTACTTCAGCTGGGTTTACTTTGACCCAAAGAAAGGCGTTTATGACACGCTTAGATCGGAAGTCAAATTGACCGTGACCGGGGAAAGCAAAAAGAACGTTTCTATTTCTTCTAGTGACTTGGGTTCTTTTTATGACAATATCGATTTGGCAGGAAACAAACTCCAGAAGCTAAAAGAGGATAATGCAGCTCAAATTATTGCCAATATTCTAATTATCGCTATGTTAGTAGCCGCTGGATTTATGTTCTTCAAGAAATAGGTTATTCCCTATCCGAAGAATCAAAATCTGGGGTAAAAATCTCAAAAATGGGGAGCTCTTTCGGTAAGATTTTCAAAATTCATACCTATGGCGAAAGTCATGGTCCAGCACTTGGTGTCGTTATAGAAGGTTGTCCCGCAGGACTTAACATCGATGAGTCTTTTATTCAAGCCGAATTAGATCGACGTAAACCAGGTCAGTCAAAAATCACCACCCAACGACGGGAAGCAGATGGTTTTGAAATACTCTCTGGCGTTTTTGAAGGAAAATCTACGGGCACACCCATCAGCATACTGATCAGAAATCAAGATCAAAAGAGTAAAGACTATTCTCACATTGCTGATAAATTTCGTCCATCACACGCAGACTATACATTTCAGGCCAAATATGGCATAAGAGATTATCGTGGTGGTGGAAGAAGTTCTGCTAGAGAAACAGTAGCACGAGTTGCCGCAGGTGCTATCGCT
It includes:
- a CDS encoding BatD family protein, producing the protein MTLPVLQAQELSVQLGKDEVGLNELFTITVTLQNGSIKSYSDFPDIEGFAKRGVSSSSKTNIVNGQISSSQSIIQRYLPLEEGTYTLPDFSLEVNGKTVSSKGKPIKIGPPVQRNTRRGRRDPFGNLFGRDERGASTTEFVDVKEDAFLALVTDKDEVYVGEGFTATFAFYVADANRAPLQFYEAGKQLSNILKDLKPENCWEENFNIENIYGEKVNINGKTYTRYKIYQAAFFPLNLEPVVFPSVPFEMIKYRVAKSPSFFGRDRQEDFKTFNTTEKVVKVKALPPHPLKDAVAVGEFELDEKVDKNTVATGESFEYNFNIYGEGNISSIPDLKIPSTKDIDIYPPNISQDVNKGGGRVTGSKKYSYYGIPNEPGSYDLEDYFSWVYFDPKKGVYDTLRSEVKLTVTGESKKNVSISSSDLGSFYDNIDLAGNKLQKLKEDNAAQIIANILIIAMLVAAGFMFFKK